aaaaattttaactTAAGTATATATGAATTTGGTAGATAACAAAACGACACCgggttttaaaatatttaaaaatattattagtgTCGACTACAACCGACATAgggttaaaaactaaaatatgtgTCGCTCAAAACCGACACaggctttaaaatatttaaaaacaataattagTGTCGGCTAGAAGCGACACCCATACgttatgtcgcttaaaagcgacactgtTTTATTTAAAGCGACACcagtttttaaaaattattaaaatgtatgtcggttataagcgacattaaatgTTTACGTCAGTTAAAAACGATATAGACAGTTTATGACGCTTACAAGCGACAGTAAATCCGACGTCATGTTCAGTAGGTGTCCCAAATGTCTTATCCGCCACTATATAATATTAAACCGACATCACTTACTGACACTATAaggcccttttgtagtagtgcaaGTTTGTTTATAATGGCCATTTGAACCACATTTTGAACACTTTCGAGTTGATTTTTCTTCTCCGCGTGATGGGATCCTCTTTTCTTTGCGCCTAGCATATCTTCTTCGTGTAATTGGTGGTAGGACAATTATTTCACTCGCATCATCAGTTACTATCCAATCGGTTTGATCACCAATTGGCCATATAGCTTCTGCATAAGCAATGACCAAGGAGTTTGTAGTATAATAATGAGAACACATAGGATAACAAAAAAGTTGTCGGTGTCTACATGCAGCACAAGCATGTGAGAAAGGGAGTTGGTCAAGATCAAATTGTCGGTATGTGCAACTCTTTTCCTCTAAATTCACAACTTCAATACAAGATCCATCATATACATGAAATCAGTAAGTTGCAATGGGCGATACCTGCATGTTCACGTACATATATATCacttaaacaaaaaaagaactaaacaaccaaaaaaaaatattgcgcATAAGAACTACAAAAGCAATTCGCAATTAGTGATCTGTAAGAGAAGTGGATGAATACCCTGAACTACTGCATAAAACTACAAAGGCAATTATATAAAACCATAGCAGCAATTACGTTGAAGTTCACAAGATatggtttttaacttttttcttgTCAAAGCCTAGTTTTTTTACTTTAGCCTTTTACATTGCAAACATACATTTATTCTTTACTAAACATAGCAGTGATGGATAAAGCTACAGATGGGATATAAGAATCGGtaaaaatagtttaaaaactTGAGGACAAATGAAAGTGTACCAAAATTAAATAGACAAATTGAactaaaatctatttaagtgaaTGCAAAATACATGTAATGATAATCCTTGCTTGTTATTTTCTTGCACTAATTTGTCTACCCAATCTGTCAAATGTGTATTCATTTTGGCTGCCTCAGTTCAACGCTCATAAAACCACTTTTGGAGAATATTCATTCTTAAATACTCAAGAAATCGTGTGATAGGTAGTTTTCGAGCATCTCTGGTGATTGCATTGAGACATTCATCAATATTTGTTGTCATGATGTTGTACCGTTTTCCATCGAAGTACGCACGAATCCACTTTTCATATCCATCAGAATTAAGATAATCACCCACCTCAGAGTCGACTTTATATATTTCTGTCATAAGACGATGAAATTTAGGAATTCGATATGCCTTAGCAGCTATAAAATACAGTGTGTGTGCTCTCTCATGCTTAAAATGGTGCTTAATATTTTGACTTATATGAAATATGCATCACCATGATGGGCATTGGGGAAAGCAGTTGCAAGAGCCTTCCGAATGCTTTCATGTCTATCAAAAACAAACACCAAGTCATCAATTTCTCCAATTGCTTctcataattttgtcaaaaaccAATTCCATGATGCGTCATTCTTTGAATCTCCAACTCCGAATGCTAAAGGGTATATTTGTTTGTTGCCGTCCATGCATGTGGCAACAAACAAAGTGCCAAGATATATACCGTTTAAAAATGTCCCGTCAACCTCTATTACTGGCCTAATAACACTTCTAAATCCTCTTATGCAAGGTCCAAGTGACATGAAATGGTACAAAAAATGATTATTCTCATCTGTTTCAATATGTGTTATCGTACCTAGATTTTTGGCTTCTAACACAGCAAAATAAGATGGAAGTAACGAGTAAGATTCCTCTGGTGATCCCCTAACCAACTCCAATGCATGTTCTTTAGCTCTCCAAGCCTTCACATAACTTATACTCACACACATGTCCTTCCTCATATCTTCTATGATGTCACATGGTCTATGTAGTCGTGATACACCCTCGTACTTAGACTTTATGCATTAACCAATAAGAGAACTACTTGCATGTCGATGATGGCGATTAATAACGTCTAATGAGCATGAGTGCATAGaaatgtgtttgtaccatacttagggcctccatatttagatcttgtataaatactcgggggactcgaatgtaattatgtaataaatgaaggggaaaatatgtaataagtaaggagcccttattctataaaaggacccctcactctcttcaTTAGGGGAtaccaattcttaggccatgggaaagAGCCCTCTCACATacagaagctctctctctccctcacaatcctctcagagaaatacaatatcagtgtggacgtatcTCAAACactggggtgaaccacgatacttcttgtgttatttactttcttgcagattcacggtcggatttacgttgttccaagacccttctggttttgtgcatcaacataatgtATTTTCTGACCTTGAAATATGATGATTATTGTAATTTAGAAGTGGACAGTTTCCACTTGCATCCATTTATGACACAACCAACTTCAAACCTTTCTTTGCTTGATCTCTTCACTCTGAACTGGTAATTATTCTTCATAGCATGAAtaccaaacttttttttttttaaatcctccTTAGTCTCGTACAATTGGCCTACAACTATATCTCCATCTGAATTGCACAGGTCTGCCTTGTCTGATtcatgtaaaatatttgtaccctTGTGAACATTTGATCGGTTAGAACTGGGTTCATCAAATTGCACATTAACCGGCACATCATCACATACCATCCCTTCATGAGGCAACTCATTGAATTCAACACTATCTTGGAACACATTATCAGACTCTATATGTGGCAAAttctcaaattcttaatgatACGATGCACTCTCAACTTCTTGATTTACCAAGTCGTTATTTAAATCATGTAGCACAATATCTTCCAAATCACATTGAGTAACAAAGTTAAGACATGTTTGTAATGGGTCATCATTATCTTCTGAAGAAAATACTTTCTACTTTAATGTAACACACAAGGGAATCTTCCAAGACCTCGAAAGGTTTTCAAAAATAAATGCCctcacatcatcatcatcaactaTATATGTAGGCCATGTAGTTTCCATTGCGTTATATATAACTTTCATACTTATCTCATACTCATTTGGGTCCACATTCACAATACCATGTACTTTCTTTTGAAGCTCCACAAATGTAATTTTGTCTGAAACAAGTAATcctttcatttttcaatttttgtacgTTGAGTCAGCCCACCTCCCACCATAGTTCACTAAAATTGTCAAACTAGACATTGTTctgaaatataaacaaaaacaataagaaaaaaaaagtgatataCAGACACACCTAAGATCGATATATATGTGCAAATAAAGAGGGTGTTGTGAAAACTAGACTGAATCATGAGAAACTAAAAAATCCATTTACTAGTCAAGTTACAACCAAAACATAAATTTGTAGGTTTTGGTTGTAACTTGACTAATAAATCCATTTACTAGTCAAATTCTTTGATTGGCTATCAAATTCTTTACTAGTCAATTCTTTGGCCATATagcataaaaacataaaaactagTAAATCCATTTACTAGTCCATTTACTAGTCAATGCATCTGCATATGCATCTACAAAATCCATTTACTAGTCAATTCTTTGGCCATATAGCATCTGCATATGCAATGATCAAAGAATTTGTAGTATAATAATAGGAACACATaatataacataaaaattatcaaCTTTAATAATTATTCAACGGAAGAAGAAACTAAAAAATCCATTTACTAGTCAAGTTACAATCAAAACGTAAATTatgttgtgacatatgttctaatacatattgtgattgtgtaaatcctacgTAGAGatagattaggaatcctttggaATCTACAAGATCTTTCCTAATAGACTTTGTATTACATGGAGAGCAAGTTTTTCTCCTccctattactataaataaaggcacaagaaCCGGAGAATTAACACAcaattatctatatatatatatatatatattcgactTTGTTCCCTAAAGGCCTTTGTACATTTTTCAATCTACCCAACTTAGATATGGCAAAATTTTTCCATGCTTATTCAATATATAATtgaatggtaaaaaaaattccatGCTTTTTTAGTATAATCAAATAGACATGAATGTGTTCTGTTTGATTCTATCGAAAACGCATGACAAAACTATTACAGTCAACTACTAATTGTTGAATATTaaatttgagggtatttgtGTCTACTTAATTGAgattttggatatatttgaaagtttttataaaaattgacatttttgaaatttgtaattaatatttggctatatttgataaatacccAACACTTTATAGTTGCTTTTATTTAGGAAAATGAACTGTTTGGTTCAAATTCCTTCACATCACAATTATCTTAATTACGGTGGCTTTCGTCATTAAGTTCGGCTTGTGACGTCATCTCATGATTGGGTCACATGATCAATTTAGTGGCAACCAGCATATTACGACCTCGTAATTTGTGTTACTAAGGTTGCGGTGTGTCACATGTGTTGTAGTTGTCATCCACCAAAGGCTATGGCATAAGGATTGCGCCAGGCTGGTCCCAACGATGGAGGTAGAGAGGGTAATTTAGGTTTTCCGATTTAGGGTTTGAAGTCATGCTTGGTTTGGTTGGATTCTCTCCTTCGTTATCTCCCATGGCTGCGTAGGCTAGGGTTTGCGTTTGTGTTTCGTTGACTCTCCCAGATCAGTGCTCTGGTGCCATTAAGAAAACCGAGATATGATGGAATTGATATTGTTATTCAATTCACACTGCTAGTGTTATGGACTTATACATGTGCTACATATAAAGATCCTACTCTAATGCCTACAATTGTGCATTCATGAATACAAATATAAGGAAAGAAATAACTACTTATCAATCACAATATTTGACGCTGATTTTTTGGGATACTTTCCTTTAACATTAAATCCCTAAATCTAGCAAAACCAGTTGAATCAGAGTgtgcaacgaacaagactaataagaataataagaatattattaaataaactgAGAATGCCAGAATTGCTACAAAACTTGACTAACTTACtcttcaaactaaattacaagcaatgtTTATAGATAACTAACCTAACCCTAATAGGTAAGGaaacgaaaccctaatactaacgggctaagcccaaaataccaaacattaaaatatatctaaataataatattttccaacacccccgtcaaactcatggcggtacacgacatgggtttgccaaagtagatgtggatgcaagactccaaattctagtgccaatgccaatgccaatgtcataccaagttgaatatcagagtgcgcaacgaacaagactaacaagaataataagaatattattaaataaactgagaatgccgaaacggctacaaaaccctgagaggttacattgtgactaacttactcttcaaactaaattacaagcaatgtTTATAGATAACTAACATAACCCTAATAGGCAAGGaaacgaaaccctaatactaacaGGTTAAGcccaaaataccaaacattaaaataaatctaaataataatattttccaacaaaacctaaatccctaaaatcgtAAATGTAGAAAATCACGTAGTCGATGAGAGATACATGGTGTTCGACAATCTCACCGGCAGTGATGGGATGGTCGGGACGGGAAGGTTTGGGAGGAGGCGATGGTCAACTTGCAAATCGCCAGAGAGAGGGATGATGGAATGTTGATGGCTGTCGAGTTGAGGTTCGAGGAATGGTCAAGTCCAAGGTGGGCAGATGAGTACATATGAAAATGGTCAAGTCCAACCCTTGGACAAGTTGCCTTTCCGCAGTGATGTCGCATCTTGAATGAACGGGAGAGacgagaaagaggaagaaacgAGCGAGTGAGTCTGAGTGAGGAAAGATCCAACGGTGAAGTGGAGGTGTGATTAAATTCAACGGTAGAAATGGTCCGGGTCAAGCTCCCGTGTCAACTGATTTTTTGACCCGTCCCGTTGCATCCGTACGGCCACTCCATGGACCGAACTTTCTGAAAGAATCATCGACTTTCTAGACATAAAGATCAGAGAATTGACCATGTTAAGCAAAACATAGGCCAACTTAGTGTCCCATTAGAAAAATAGTTGTTTGACGTACTAACGGGTGTAACAATTTTAAGAGTTGTTTTTTCTCAAATGTTTAGGACACAGTATCCAAAGCATTTCTTGGACTCTAAGCTAATATTGGGGAGACGAACCAAACACAAGCCTTTTGGGTGTGACCATGTCGACTCCAAGTCTTGCTCTTTTCATCTATTTGAAGTTGGAAAAAAATGAACTTAAGTAATTTATTGTTATAAATCAACAAAATGAGATTGAACCTTTGCCAAATATTGAAGTGAAACGTGAATAATGGACCACTCTGTTTATTTTCCTTACTGATGTTAGTCGAGAAAATGAGTGTAGAAAAGCTAGGCAATAACTTTGAGAAAAGTAGTAGTATTGTGTCTTCTTTTCTTGTATATTTGATCATACAATTCATGCTCTTTATATAGAGCTCTAAATGTGTAAAAGTCTACAATACTAATTAATGCATGTTGAAGCCATGCCTTAAAATAGCAAGGTTTTGGTCTTTCTTACATTTCATCTCTAGTCATATTATGTGAGCATTCACaccactcccccttggatgcccataTATCAATATTAGTTGTCTCCTAAAAACCTTGCTAGGAAAAACTCAATGGAAAAAAATCTAGCAAAGAAAAAATAGTATAACTTTGCTTGGATTATTGATATAGTGTTAAgtatgcttgggttgcctcgttaaaaccttgctagAAAAACTAAGCGGGAAAATCCCTcctcgaaagaaaaaaaaaacacacatgtGTCTTGGATGCTCCCCACATAAGTATCTCCTcttgattctgcattcttcaATTTGACTGATTGTTAATTCCATGTAACATACAATGCCCACGTCCACATAGTTGTAATGTTCTCACACGCCTGCGTAATTTTTGTAGAGGGCATTGCTAATCCCTTCTAATTATTTTAGGATGCGTTTGTTGCACATGACTATCTCGGATTGGACCAGCTTCAAggactaagttggactggctTGCCCTGGACTAAACTGGATAAGAATAGCGAAGTGTTTGGTGTAGAGACTAAACTACAGactaattatttatttacttttgcgtttaaaaacaacaaaacaacaaatattaaaatattatttgtagttatttaacttttaaaaaccTAATTAATGTTTCATTTGCTGCCTTTACTTTTATTTTAGAAAAACAGCCTATAGTTTTTGAAGAACAGAATGATATGTCCAAAGCAAATCCTCTATGCTTCTTCATTCCTCTCCGCCTCCTGCCTCTTCACTTCCTCTCACAAAATCGGTTGCAAATCTTAAAATCAAAACATATAGCAAGAAAGAGATTGAAGGAGGCGAGGTGAATGTGTGATTGGCCTGAAGGTAGAAGATGAAGGTTGGATATGGTTTGGGTTTTTCTGGGTGAAATTTTCAAGCTCATCccactgcaattttttttttttggttttctgggTTATTTGGGTTCGAATTTTGGGAGTTGGATTTGGTTCTGAAAAGGGAACCTTAGGAAATTTTGTTGCTTTTTTGTTTCGGATTTTGCAGGATCTAGGTTTGAAATGGGTTGTGGGACGCGAGGAAGAGGTAGATGGGAGGACGAAGCGGGTAGGAGTGAAGCGGAGTAGAGTGGTCTtagcaatctgcccaatttcgggggggggggggggggcggtcTCGCTAAGACCCTGTAGCGAAGCTGTTAGTTGGACTCAGTCTAGGCGAGTCTCATTAAACGTAATCCTCGCGTGAAACAAACATCGGATTACAGTCTGGTCTAGTCCAATGAGGTTTAGTGAAGCCAAAAAAATGGGCCCTTATGGTCTATTCCTTGTGAACTTGGACTTCAATCCCTAACCTAAGCCTATCCTAAAAGAAGCAACTacattgaccaaaaaaataaaatgtgccCTTACGGTTAAATAAAATgtgtttgacccaaaaaaaaaaaaaaaaacccttacaACTTCATAAGAAAGCCCAAGTGTATGAGCCCAAGCTCGAGCCTAACTAAGActacaaagttttttttttttttttttgaacatatCTATTATAAGGAGGTGAGGTAGAGGACTAAGTCATACAATGAACTTACCTTAATAATGTGGGTTAATTTTGTCTTTGAcaataatcaaatttaaaaccTCTCAGTTACAACTAAAGAAAATTATCAATAAACCGTAGTAATATTTGACCAACATAGTTTTTGGATTTTAAATTTTCGACGaccaaatataataaaataaaacaaaacagaggGCTTCCATAGTTTGGGGAGGAGACGAGAGGGGGAGAGGAAGCGTTTGAAAATAGGCAAAAAGTGGGTCTTCTGAGTAATTAGGGCACAGAGATCAAAGAGTGTTGCTGtcacttgagagagagagagagagagggagagagagagcaatgGCGTCTTCCAGTTTGATTAGGGTTTGCAGGGCTGTGACAGCGGCGACGAGGTCCTCCAGTTCCACCGGCGGAGCTGCTCTATTTTCCTCGAAGCCCGCCACCGGTACTGTTCCGAAGCCAAAGGCAAAGGCAAATGCGAAGGCTAAGCCCAAGGAAGCAGGTGTTTCGACCAAGCCCAAACCTACCCTCGGGATTATGAAGCCGATTCCGATCTCTGCAGCTCTGGGAAGCTTCCTCGGCGTCAAGGAGTCCTCCCGCGCCGAAGCTGTCAAGCAGATCTGGGCCCACATCAAGCTCCACAACCTGCAGGTACTCGTCTCTCTCGGCTTCACACTGTATTTTGtctatatatttataaatatcttctattttcttttctgtttgatcttttttttgtgggtttttcTTTGATGGGTTCTAATAAAAtgctttgcttttgttttatttatgtaGTTTTGCTTAAATTTACTTTGCAAATTAGAAGATTTTAGCTGGAAAACAAATGGTCTCAAAGCCCTAAAACCCTACGCCTTAAATCCCACcccaaataaaaatataaacaaatgaaaaatgtaaaatagGAAGTAGCTGTTGTGGGGTGCAGAAAATGGGATATCCCGACACTTTTGGATGATCATTCTTTAGGTTCGTTGTTTTTCTTAGAACGAAATGTATTTGTTGTATCTTAACTTGATGGAACTTGGCCGAATGCAGAGTTTTGACAACGCCTCGTTAGTTAGGTTTTGAAGATTTGActatgatttaatttttttttcccaagtTGATTAAACCCTAATAGATGGTGCtctgcatttatgttcttacaAAGCTGCTTTTTATTAAGTTAACTAAGATGCTGCTCTGCATTTCTGTTATTACTTCTATTTGACATGATTTTGGTTCATGATCTTATTTTGATTTGCAATTTGGATAATTCTTGGTTGTCATTTGTCGCTTGGATTCCGTTCATGTTTAGCATTCACTTTTTCATCAGCTTGACCTGACAATCCTATTCAGAATGCATTTTGCTTCCGTGTTGACATGTAGATGTATGCTTACTGTAATACTTTGAGATGTCTCTGCTGTTTTGCAATTCAGTAGTTTCCCAAAAAGTTTGCAGGGATGCTATAATATAACTTTCTATTGTAATTATGGATCATGATTTATAGTTTCTAACTAGGATGGCTAGTGAGTAGCTATTACAGCTAAGAGATGTTATGTACGGTCTTCTTTTATTGACGTTAGCACTTCTGTGGGTGGATTAAGAAAGTTTGTGGTACAAAATTCTGGCCCCCAAGCATATCTTCTGTGTCTTGTCTAAAGAATTGTTTGCGGTCACAAATAATTCCATACTTGCTTCCTTTGGTCTCGAAATGTCTTAATATAAGTAAAACATGAAGACCCAATATCTAGTCAGTATATTGAGGCAATGTTACATGTTGATTTGTATAGCCAATACCAAGAGCCAAGCAACAATGGAAGCCTTGGCAATTACTGAAAACGTTGGAAGACTTTTAAAAGTTATGCTTTGGACTTACTTGTTGCTGGTTTCTTTTGACGTGAGCACCTAGATGCAGATGGCACGAGATTGTGTGGCTTTGTGGACTTAATACTTGGAACAAGGCCCATAAAGGGGATAAACAGTTTATATCTGATCTAATTTCTGTCCACGAAATTCAAATGAATTGTGCCCTTGTATGTCCATGGATTGGATTTGTGTGTCAAATTAGTTGGTTTGGGAAATTGTAACAAATTGATACCATATGCTTTGTATACACCATATTTGTGATTGCTACTTACTCTACGGTAGCTTAGGAAAGTGCAGCGGGGATGTGGACCCTTACATGTTTATGGAATGCTtgttttcatttgaattttgtaCATGCTGTGCGTTATTAACCACATAAGAGTAAAATACTTGCAATTGAGATGTGAAGTTGAGTTGAGTAATAGTACTCAAATACGTCTGCTTTTCTGTCTGCAGA
This is a stretch of genomic DNA from Malus domestica chromosome 02, GDT2T_hap1. It encodes these proteins:
- the LOC103418451 gene encoding protein TRI1-like, giving the protein MASSSLIRVCRAVTAATRSSSSTGGAALFSSKPATGTVPKPKAKANAKAKPKEAGVSTKPKPTLGIMKPIPISAALGSFLGVKESSRAEAVKQIWAHIKLHNLQNPANKREIYCDDKLKEIFEGKEKVGFLEIGKLLSRHFVKAE